The Anaerolineae bacterium genomic sequence TTCAATTATACCTTGGGCCTAGCTCCAAAATCGTACAGACTCTAAGGGTTTCAAAAACCTTTAGGATTTCCGGTTATTGACTCAAATAGGCCAGACTGTCGGCAAAAGGTGGCTCAGAGGGATCAAGGACGGCGGCTTTTTGTAGGTCGGCCAAAATCTGCGGGTCATGCGGGTCAACCAGGTAATTGGCCCAGGCTTGCAAAAAGTAAGCGGCGGCCAAATCGGGTTGAACCTCCAGGGCGGCGGTAGCCCGGCCAACGATCCGGTCGCGCAGAGTGTCTTCCCAGCCTTGGGCCGGGGTTTCCACCACCAGCGGCGACATTGGGCCAAAAAGTTCTTCAACCGGATAGGGCCGCATCAAGTCAAGCGCGGCGGCGTAATCGCCATAAAATACGTGGCTCAAAAGGGGATAGGCTCCGATGTTAATTTGCTCAATTAGGTCTTCGGTTTGCATGCTGATGAGGATGTTGTTCCAGACCACGGTTTTGTTTGAGGCGTCAATGGCTACAGCCTGGTCAATGGCGGCCTGGGCGTCTTTCCACAACCCGGCTTCGGCCAGGGTGACGGCGCTGTTGTTGGCTTCGCGCAGGTCGGCGGGAGCGGAGTCGGGCAGCGGGGTCAGAGTGACTTCAACCAGTTGCTCGCCATCCCACTGCCACACCTGGAAACCGGGCAGCCACACCCCGCAGGCGTAACAGAAAACGTAGGGGTCGGTGGTATTAAGGACCACTTCCAGGGTGCCATCGTTGTTTACATCGGCGGTTTGGCCCGCGCCGGGGCTGGAGCTAAAACCGCTCAGGGCAATTTGCAGGTCTTGGCTATCAAATTTGAATAAATGGTACGTGCCGCTGTGCGCCCCGACCCCTGCCTGTAACTCCAGCCAGATGTTCTCCGGTTCTAATCTTACCTGCTGCACCGTGTCTTCACCCACGTAGTCGGCATCGTCCATTTCCACCTGGCTGAGTTCTTGCCACTGGCCGTTGTCATAAGCATAAATGGCCACAAATTGCATTTGCTCTTTTTCAAAGTTACGCAACCCGTAACTGAAGGCGGCCCACAACGGTTGTTGCCCCTCGCCCACGGTCAGGGGCAGAACCTTGACCCCCTCAATGCCAAAGCTGTCAGGTGCCAGCGGCCCATCCGGGTAAATTTGGGCCATAAGTTGTTGGGCCAACTCATCTATGGAGGGAGGCGGCGTGGGAGTAGACGTAGGCGGCTCCGGGGTAGAGGTGGGCGGTTCGGGCGTTGGCGAGGGCGGTTCTGTGGTGAAGGTTGGCGTGTCGACAGGAATTGGCGTGTTGGTGGGTGGGGGGGGAGTGGATGTTTGGCCGCAAGCGGTTATGGTGAGCAGTAAAATTAAGCTAATGAATAGGAGGGTTTTGTTCATGAATTTGTCCTTTTTTGATAGATTTATAGTAACGTTACCGGGTCAATATCAACCCGCCAACCCTGGGGCAGGGGCGTCAGCGGGCGCAGAATTGCGGCCGGGTCCTGGGCGCGGAGCAGAATGTGCCAGCGGTATTGATTGCGCACCCGGCGCACGTAAGCGGGCGTGGGGCCAATGATCTCAACCGCGGGCAGCCCCTGCCGTTCGATGTACAGCCGTAGCCGGTCGGCCAATTTTTGAGCCTCGGCGGCGCTGCGTTCCGGGCCGGGGCCGCTGTAGAGCAGCAGGGCCAGGCGTTTGAAGGGCGGGTAGGTTTGCTCGCGCCGGAAGGCCAGTTCGGTGTGGTAGAAGCCTTCGTAATCGTGATTGGCCGCGGCTTCGATGGCCACCTGGTCGGGATTGTAGGTTTGGACGATGACCCGGCCGCCCAGGGGACTGCGCCCGGCCCGGCCCGCCACTTGCATTAATAATTGAAAGCTACGCTCGGCGGCGCGGAAGTCGGGCAGGTAGAGGGCGGTGTCGGCGGAGATAACGCCAACCAGCGTAACCAGGGGCAGGTCCAGCCCTTTAGCCACCATTTGCGTGCCCACCATCACGTTGGCCTGCCCGGCCATAAAGTGGCGCAAAAAAACATCGTGGCTGCCTTTTTGGCGGGTGGTGTCCCAATCCCAGCGAATAGTTTGGGCCTGGGGAAACATCTTTTTGACCGTTTCTTCCACGCGCTGCGTGCCCAGGCCAAAGTAACGGATGCGTTCACTCTGACATTCCGGGCAAACCTGGGCGGGACGGGCGCGATAGCCGCAGTAATGGCACACCATCAATTCGCCGCTGGTGTGGTAGGTGAGGGTGTTTTCGCAGTGGGGGCAGGCCATCACGTAACCGCAATCGCGGCAGATGACAAAACTGGCTGCGCCGCGCCGGTTCAAGAACAGAATGATCTGTTCGCCGCGGCCGAGCGTTTCCCGGATGCCGTCTTGCAGCGCCCGGCTGAAGATGGTGCGATTGCCCGCTTTCAATTCGTCGCGCAGATCAACCACCCGGACCTCCGGGAGGGGCAGCGCCACAAAATCCGCCGGCTGGCCATCGGCTGTTGCCGGTTCCATCGGTTTCATTCTGCCGCCTGCCGTCTTTCGGCGTTTGATCAACGCCTGCTGCACGGCCAGGTGTTTGGTGTGGGCCAGGATGCGCGTGGGCAGGGTTAATAGTTTGTACTCGCCGCGTTCGGCCCGGCGATACGTAACGATATCGGGGGTGGCGCTGCCCATGATCACCAGGGCCTGGCTCAACCGGCCCAGTTCAAGGGCGGCCTCGCGGGCGTGGAAAATGGGCGGGCGATCGCGCTGTTTGTAGACCGGTTCGTGTTCCTCGTCAACTACCAGCACGCCCAAATTTTTAACCGGCGCAAACAGGGCCGAGCGCGGACCGACCACAATCGGCAGTTCGCCGGCCCTCACGCGCTCCCAGGTGTCGTATCGCTCCCCCGGCGATAGGGCGGAATGCCATACGGCCACTTTGCCCGGAAAGCGGGCCGAGACCCGTTCTACTGTTTGGGTGGCCAGGGTGATTTCCGGCACCAGCATGATGATTCCTTGACCAGCTTTTAGAGCGGCGGACATGGCCTGCAGGTAAATTTCGGTTTTGCCGGAGCCGGTCACGCCGTGCAGCAGAACGGGGCGGTGGTCGGTAAAATCCGGCTGCCAGCAGCGGGTGATTTCCTGCCACACGGTTTGCTGTTCGGCGGTCAGTTTGGGTGGGGCGTCCAGGGTGAAACTGCGCCCGGCCAGGGGGTCGCGCCAACGGCGAGCTTCGTCCAGACTGATGAGGCCGGCTTTGGCCAGGTCGCGCAGGGTGGGCAAGGTGGCATCGGTTTGGGCATAGACCCAGCCAATCCAGACCGGGCCGTCCTCTTCGGCCAGCAGGCGCAGCACGGCGGCATGTTTTTGCGCGCCGCGCAATTGGACAATGGCCTCGGTGAGTTGCTCAACGGGCAGGGTCAGGGCAATGCGTTCCGGTTCGTCAAAACGAATGATCAAGCCTTTTTTCAAAAGGGTGTAGATATGATTTCGATTAGCTTTAGTGGCAGTTATAACCTCATCAATCAACGCCGGTTGCTTTTGGACACTCAGATAACGTATGATCTGTTGTCCGGTCTTAGATTTAATGAGAGTATTGAGTTTAGGTGGTTCGGTCTCACCCCCCGATAAATTTTTGGTGCCAGTTTTTTTATATTGAGAAAAAAGCGCGGCTTTGATAATGTCTTTTTGATGAGGGGAAATGGCTAACCGCGTTTGAGCAGGGATAATTTCTACCCAACTTGGTTCGGTCAATAATTTGACCTGCTCTTTGGAGGAACAGTCTGTCTGAGCCAACACGTCGGCCAGCGCAGGCAGGGGATCATCCAGGTTGGCCAGGTAAAGCAAGAGATCGGCTTGTTTTGAGGCGTGGCCGAGGGTGGGCAGCACGGCCTCAACCTCGTCGGGGGGAATGAGCAGTTCCACCATCCGTTCCAGTTTGGGGCCAACGCGAGGTTTGCCCAGGGTGGCTTGTTTGCGGGCCAAACCCTTTTGGATTAAAGCTTCGGCCGCAGTTTGGTCAACTTCGGCCAGGGGGGCGGTGTGGTGCTGGCGGAGATAGGTTAACAAAATCTGTTCCGGCGCGTTGAGTTCTGCTTGAGCGCCGGCAACGGGCGTGGGTTTCAGCGTCCATTCCGGTTTGCGGCTGGAGCCGGGCGGCAAAAAGTATTTCAGGCAAATGGCCAGGGGCGCCAGCGTTTCCCGTGAAAGCCAATAAGCCAGGTTGATTTGGGCCGGGGTGAGTACAGGCTCTGGATCAAGGATTGCGGCGATTGGTTTGGTTTCCGCTACCGGTGAGCTGTCGCTCAACCCCACGACAATGGCCGGCAATTGTTGCGTGCGGAAGGGCACGGCCACAAGCTGACCAATTTGTATTTGGTTTTCCAGGTGAGGGGGCAGGTGATAGTGGAAGGTTAGGGCCAGGGGGTTTGGGTCGGGTTGGATGGGTAAATCCGGCTCCGCTAGAGTTTCGGTTTCGGGGTAGGGCATGGCGGCGTCTTGGGGCGTCTCAATGAAACTGCGCCGGTCGCGTTTGATAATGGGGCGGTCTACAACAACTTCAACGTACATAACTATTTGCTAAAGGCCACGGCAGCATAACCAACCACGCTGCTTTTATCTGGATGGACATTCCCACTGGTGGCATATTTGAGCAAGTGGCCCTGGGTTGCGCCTAAGGCTTTGGCGGCGTGAATAACCGTAGCCACCGGACCGGCCCCACAGGCTCCTTCACCACGTTGACAATTTTGGGCGTGCCGGGCCAGGCCGTCGGCGTCTAAATTGAGCATAAATTGGAGGGTGGTTTCATCCAGGCAGCGGGCGGTGGCGTCGTCAAAAAAGTGACTCAAATCACTACTGGCGACGAACAGGGTTGGGTTGAATTGTTTGGGATCAATTACTTTGACCAGAGCGTCGGCCAATTGGCGGCAGGTTGGCGGGGATGGATCGCCCATGATCAAGGGCACAAGGGTGAACTCTTGCAGGGTCATCTGCAAAAAAGGCAGTTCAATTTCCAGGGAGTGTTCGGCGTCGGTGGGCAGCCATTTGAGTTTGATTTCATTTTGCAGGGTTTGTAAAAAATCTCGGTTTACGGGAATGTCGCCCAGGGGGGTGCGCCAGGCGTCAACGTCCACGGTGGCAATCTGCCCCCAGGCTGCGCCCCGGTGATCGGGACCGATCAGGATAACGGTTTCAAAAATGCCAGGGGTCAGGCCGGCGAAAGCCGCTGCCGCCACGTGGCCGCTGAAACGATGCCCCGCGTGAGGAGCCACCAGACCCACGATCTCGCCGGGGTCAACTTCAGCCGGAGCGCCGTGCAGATAGCTTTGAATACTGTTGGCCAATTGGGGCGCATTGCCGCTGTACCACATTCCATCGGCAAAGCGCGGTTCCCGAATACGCAGTGCAGACATTTTTCACCTCCCAAAAATTGTTGAATATTTTAGCCTAAAATGCCCGACCAATACGACATCGCCAGCGACACCCCGCCGGACAACGTGACAATCGCCAGCGCCGGCATCCACCAGCGTTTGAGTAAAGAGGTGGTGTCTACCACGCGGGGGTTAAGCGTATACCGGTCAATGATGTCATAGCGGGGAGCCAAACCGTAACCCATAACAAAACCGGCCAGCAAACCGCCCAGGTGGGCCATGTTGTCAATGTTGCGAGCCGTAAAACCAAATATCACGTTGATCACAATGATCAAAATTGTGTTCATCATTCGTTGGCGGCCAAAATGGCCAAACGTTTCCCGGTGCAACAAAAAGAAGGCCAGGTTCATGCCAATCACGCCAAAAATGGCCCCGGAAGCCCCGGCAGAGAAAACCAATGGGCCGCGCCAGGCAAAACTGGCCAAACTGCCAAACAGTCCGGCCAGGATGTAAACGGTAATGAAACGATCTGGCCCGTAAAGCCGTTCCATCTCTACCCCAAAAATGAAAAGGGCGTAGGCGTTGAACAGCAGGTGCATTAAACCGATGTGGAGGAACATTGAGGTAAATAAACGCCACGTTTGGCCCTGCAAAATCAACACGCCAACGTTGGCCCCAAATGCAACTAACACGTCGCTATCCTGCGATCCCCCGGCCAGGCCCATGGCTAACCAAACCACGACGATGAGGCCGATCAAGATGTAGGTAAAAAAAGGTTTATGCAGCGGCAGCGGCAAAGAAGTTCCTGCTGACGACGGGGGAGTTCGGTTAATGTCTGACTGACTGGTCATAAGTTAATCTCTCTTTGTTTTACCCGGCACTTTTCGGCGGTAATGATAGCGGCGATGGTGCGACAGGTTTCGTTCAATTTGTCTTCCGCATTGATGACCAGGTAATCAAATAAATCAAGCCGTTTTAATTCCTCCCGCGCCGTGGCGATGCGTATTTTGAGCTGGTCGTTGGGGTCGGTTTGGCGCTGTTTAAGCCGCCGGATCAGGGCTTCTTCGGATTCGGCCGAGAGGTAGATGAGCACGGCCTCCGGCACCAACCGCCGGATGGTGGCCGCGCCTTGCACGTCAAGGCGCATGATCACGTCTTGGCCCGTAGCCAGGGCTTGGCGCACCTGTTGTTTGGGAATGCCTTTGTAATCGCCATAAACCAGGGCATATTCCAGCAGTTCGTCGTTTTCAATCATGTCGGCAAATTCATCTTTTGAAACAAAAAAGTAATCAACTCCCTCCACTTCGTCGGGGCGTTGGGGGCGGGTGGTGGCAGTGACCACAAAGTGAAAGGGGGAGCCGGATGCTTTGAGGCAGTTGATGGTGACATCTTTGCCCACTCCCGACGGCCCGGAGATGACGATGAGGAGGGGGTTTTGCTGATAATTGTACGGTTCAATGCGATGGCTCAAAGGACGCTCCCTAAAAAATTGTAAATGGTGAATTGTTAATGGTATAATACACCCATCAGCTTTTGTGCGCCAGAGAGGTGAATGATGCCCATTTATGAATATGGCTGTTACGACTGCCGCAAACGGGTCAATGTTTTTTTTCGCAGTTTTGCCGATGTTGAGACCAAAGAGGCGATCTGTCCCCGCTGCGGCGGCAGCAATCTAAAACGCCTCGTCTCCAAAGTGGCCTTTGTGCGGTCCGAAGAAAGCCGGTTGGAAAATCTGGCCAACCCCGGTAGTTTGGCCGGCCTGGATGAAAATGATCCCAAATCACTCGCTCGCTGGATGCGCAAGATGGGGAACGAGATGGGTGAAGATTTAGGCGATGAATTTAATGAGGTTGTTGACCGGCTAGAGGCGGGCGAGGACCCCGATTCGATTGAAAAATCAATGCCAGATTTGGGCGGCGCTGGCGCTGGCGGCGCAGATGACGATTGGTTTGGTTAAGGAATTAGTCTTATGCTCAAACTCGGTGTGGCCCCAAACTGAGCCGTTTAACGTTTGATGATTTTTCCCAACCGGCTGCAAATAAGCCGGTTGATTTCTTTTATAGAGGCCGTAGCCTCCACCACCAGCCAGCGTTCCGGCTTGGCCCGGGCCATTTCCAGGTAGCCCTGCCGTACTCGTTGATGAAAGGCCAATTCCAGCCGGTCCATCCGATTCCACTCGCCCTGGCCGGCGGTATTGGCCGAGGCTTTGCGTTTTAGTCCCTCCTCCACCTCCAAGTCAAGATAGATGGTCAAATCTGGCTTTAAACTTTGGGTGGCAAAATTGGTGATCACCCGCAGCGTGTCAAAATCCAGTTGGCGACCATAACCCTGGTAAGCATACGTGCTATCGGCATAGCGGTCGCACAAAACAATTTCCCCTTGGGCCAGGTGGGGTAAAATGATCTGCTCCACCAATTGGGCGCGGCTGGCCGAATAAAGCAGGATTTCAGCCCTGGCGGTCATTTCGGCGTTGCCAATGTTGTGCAATATCTCTCTAATTTGATCGCCAATGGCCGTGCCGCCTGGCTCGCGGGTGTGGTAAACCCGGTAGCCTTGCTGTTGCAAGTGGTCGCTCACTAACTCAATTTGGGTGCTTTTGCCTGAACCGTCGGGGCCTTCAAAGGTGATGAATAGACTCAAGATTTACCCCCGGCCGGCGCGTCCCGGTAAATGCGTACCCGCCGATTTGGCTCCCGGCCCAAACTGTGGGAAACCAGGTTGGCCTGGCGGGCCATCTGGTGTTGTTCGCGGCGAATATAGGCGCTTTGTGGCGACAACTCGATATTGCGAGCGCCCGACAAAACCCGGCGAATAGCATCTTGCGTTTCCCGGCGCACAATGGCCATAGGATCAATTTCCTCGGCGCTCAGGGCAAAAATGTCGGCCAGGCAGGACTCTATTTGCACCACCGTGTTAGAGCGAAGCACGTAAACCGGCGTGCCCAATCGTTCCGCTTCGGCTACAGGTTGGGGCCGTTTCCGATAGTAACTTTTGAGGGTCATCAAAACATCGGCCTGGTTCAGGTCGTCTACCAAAATAACGGGCAGTTGGAGCGACCTGGCCGCCTGTCGCAGCCGGTTTTGCCCCACGCCGTAGGCAAAGATTTTTTGGGGCGGCAATGTTTTGGTATCTTCAAATTCAGGCAAGCCCTGGGCGGCTCTTCTCCCCCTAAAATCTCCATAATCACCGCTAACGGTTTTAGCGGTTGATTTTTCCGGGCGCTCCAACGGCGGAGTCTCTATTTGGATTTCCCCCCCCTCATCACGATACCGAATTTCGGGCACGAGCGGCCTTAAACGCAGCAGCGTGTCTACGGCGCGGGCCACATCATAATGGACGGCAAAGGTATAGCGGTTCTGGATTTCCACCAGCACATCAAACGTAGGCGGCGCGCGGCGTTCTAAAACGGTTTTTTGGGTGCCACGCCGCCGGGCTTCTTCGTCTGAGAGGGTAACGCTGTCAATGCCCCCCACCAGGTCGGCCAGAGTGGGGTTCATGAGCAGATTTTCCAGGGTGATGCCGTGCGCGGTGCCCACCAACTGTACGCCGCGTTCGGCAATGGTGCGGGCGGCCTCGGCC encodes the following:
- the priA gene encoding primosomal protein N', which gives rise to MYVEVVVDRPIIKRDRRSFIETPQDAAMPYPETETLAEPDLPIQPDPNPLALTFHYHLPPHLENQIQIGQLVAVPFRTQQLPAIVVGLSDSSPVAETKPIAAILDPEPVLTPAQINLAYWLSRETLAPLAICLKYFLPPGSSRKPEWTLKPTPVAGAQAELNAPEQILLTYLRQHHTAPLAEVDQTAAEALIQKGLARKQATLGKPRVGPKLERMVELLIPPDEVEAVLPTLGHASKQADLLLYLANLDDPLPALADVLAQTDCSSKEQVKLLTEPSWVEIIPAQTRLAISPHQKDIIKAALFSQYKKTGTKNLSGGETEPPKLNTLIKSKTGQQIIRYLSVQKQPALIDEVITATKANRNHIYTLLKKGLIIRFDEPERIALTLPVEQLTEAIVQLRGAQKHAAVLRLLAEEDGPVWIGWVYAQTDATLPTLRDLAKAGLISLDEARRWRDPLAGRSFTLDAPPKLTAEQQTVWQEITRCWQPDFTDHRPVLLHGVTGSGKTEIYLQAMSAALKAGQGIIMLVPEITLATQTVERVSARFPGKVAVWHSALSPGERYDTWERVRAGELPIVVGPRSALFAPVKNLGVLVVDEEHEPVYKQRDRPPIFHAREAALELGRLSQALVIMGSATPDIVTYRRAERGEYKLLTLPTRILAHTKHLAVQQALIKRRKTAGGRMKPMEPATADGQPADFVALPLPEVRVVDLRDELKAGNRTIFSRALQDGIRETLGRGEQIILFLNRRGAASFVICRDCGYVMACPHCENTLTYHTSGELMVCHYCGYRARPAQVCPECQSERIRYFGLGTQRVEETVKKMFPQAQTIRWDWDTTRQKGSHDVFLRHFMAGQANVMVGTQMVAKGLDLPLVTLVGVISADTALYLPDFRAAERSFQLLMQVAGRAGRSPLGGRVIVQTYNPDQVAIEAAANHDYEGFYHTELAFRREQTYPPFKRLALLLYSGPGPERSAAEAQKLADRLRLYIERQGLPAVEIIGPTPAYVRRVRNQYRWHILLRAQDPAAILRPLTPLPQGWRVDIDPVTLL
- the amrB gene encoding AmmeMemoRadiSam system protein B, with translation MSALRIREPRFADGMWYSGNAPQLANSIQSYLHGAPAEVDPGEIVGLVAPHAGHRFSGHVAAAAFAGLTPGIFETVILIGPDHRGAAWGQIATVDVDAWRTPLGDIPVNRDFLQTLQNEIKLKWLPTDAEHSLEIELPFLQMTLQEFTLVPLIMGDPSPPTCRQLADALVKVIDPKQFNPTLFVASSDLSHFFDDATARCLDETTLQFMLNLDADGLARHAQNCQRGEGACGAGPVATVIHAAKALGATQGHLLKYATSGNVHPDKSSVVGYAAVAFSK
- a CDS encoding rhomboid family intramembrane serine protease, encoding MTSQSDINRTPPSSAGTSLPLPLHKPFFTYILIGLIVVVWLAMGLAGGSQDSDVLVAFGANVGVLILQGQTWRLFTSMFLHIGLMHLLFNAYALFIFGVEMERLYGPDRFITVYILAGLFGSLASFAWRGPLVFSAGASGAIFGVIGMNLAFFLLHRETFGHFGRQRMMNTILIIVINVIFGFTARNIDNMAHLGGLLAGFVMGYGLAPRYDIIDRYTLNPRVVDTTSLLKRWWMPALAIVTLSGGVSLAMSYWSGILG
- a CDS encoding guanylate kinase encodes the protein MSHRIEPYNYQQNPLLIVISGPSGVGKDVTINCLKASGSPFHFVVTATTRPQRPDEVEGVDYFFVSKDEFADMIENDELLEYALVYGDYKGIPKQQVRQALATGQDVIMRLDVQGAATIRRLVPEAVLIYLSAESEEALIRRLKQRQTDPNDQLKIRIATAREELKRLDLFDYLVINAEDKLNETCRTIAAIITAEKCRVKQREINL
- a CDS encoding zinc ribbon domain-containing protein, which gives rise to MPIYEYGCYDCRKRVNVFFRSFADVETKEAICPRCGGSNLKRLVSKVAFVRSEESRLENLANPGSLAGLDENDPKSLARWMRKMGNEMGEDLGDEFNEVVDRLEAGEDPDSIEKSMPDLGGAGAGGADDDWFG
- a CDS encoding dTMP kinase, which codes for MLSLFITFEGPDGSGKSTQIELVSDHLQQQGYRVYHTREPGGTAIGDQIREILHNIGNAEMTARAEILLYSASRAQLVEQIILPHLAQGEIVLCDRYADSTYAYQGYGRQLDFDTLRVITNFATQSLKPDLTIYLDLEVEEGLKRKASANTAGQGEWNRMDRLELAFHQRVRQGYLEMARAKPERWLVVEATASIKEINRLICSRLGKIIKR
- a CDS encoding AAA family ATPase: MSNPIEIKNEPLHQVKITDDLDALLGVLPPYIRAVLDKVNEGEKLIEIIMDLGRQPEARFIDREMILSEQEITQADIDYVIQRIGQFMGDNRAGIERTLHRISGIRNRQGEIVGLTCRVGRAVFGTVDIVQDILESGKSLLLLGPPGVGKTTLLREAARVLAETKRVIIVDTSNEIAGDGDIPHPAIGRARRMQVAKPSLQHEVMIEAVENHMPEVIIIDEIGRELEAEAARTIAERGVQLVGTAHGITLENLLMNPTLADLVGGIDSVTLSDEEARRRGTQKTVLERRAPPTFDVLVEIQNRYTFAVHYDVARAVDTLLRLRPLVPEIRYRDEGGEIQIETPPLERPEKSTAKTVSGDYGDFRGRRAAQGLPEFEDTKTLPPQKIFAYGVGQNRLRQAARSLQLPVILVDDLNQADVLMTLKSYYRKRPQPVAEAERLGTPVYVLRSNTVVQIESCLADIFALSAEEIDPMAIVRRETQDAIRRVLSGARNIELSPQSAYIRREQHQMARQANLVSHSLGREPNRRVRIYRDAPAGGKS